One Polynucleobacter necessarius genomic window, AATCATCATTTTGATGAGCTTGGATGATTTGATCGGCAAGGTCGCGTATGAGGCTCATGTCCTAGTCCTTAGGCTTGATGCCAAAATGGTTTGCCCACTAAGGGGGTGATGGCTTGCGCAGATTCTTGAGGCTTCATTGCGCCAGAGAGATAGGCGGTACGGCCTGCTTCGACAGAGGTAGCAAATGCTTTTGCCATAGCAACGGGATCATTTGATAGTGCCACTGCAGTATTGAGTAACACCCCATCAAAACCCAATTCCATAACGGCGCATGCGTGGGAAGGTAAGCCCAGACCAGCATCCACAATGAGTGGTACGTTCAAACGATCGCGCAGTAACTTCATGGCGTATGGGTTAAGTAGGACCCTGTTCAGTGCCTATTGGCGCAGCCCATGGCATTACCGCTTGGCAACCAACATCCACTAAACGTTGGCACAAAATTAAATCTTCAGTGCAATACGGCAATACCTTAAAACCCTCTTTAATCAGTATCTCAGCAGTTTGTACGAGACGTAGGGTATCGGGTTGCAGGGTGTAATCATCACCAATGAGTTCCAATTTAATCCAATCGGTCTCAAAGACTTCGCGTGCCATATGCGCAGTGGTGATGACTTCTTGTGGACTATGACAGCAGCAGTATTTGGTAAAACGGGCACTGCCATTTTTTTGAGTAAATCCCAAAATCCGTTGTGTGCTTCGGTAGTGCTAGTGCCATGACGGCGCAGACTGACCGTAATCATGGCTGGACGAGAGGTCTCTACCGCATCTTCTAGTACTTGTGGTGAAGGATAGCGCGAGGCTCCCAATAGCACTTCACCTTCAAAATTTGCAGCTCACTTAGTAGTGCATCTAGCAACTGACGATTATCGAGTTGACCCTCGTTCTGCAACAACAATCCCTGGGTAAAGCGATCTGCTACACCAGGCTCTATAGTTCGCAATTGAGCGCTATCGAGTTTTTGAGGGAGGCTTAATAGTGGATTGTGGCGACAGTTCGTCTCTAAGTGACTGGTAAAGCGCGCTGCCTCATGGGCATCTTGCCGATGCCACAAAATTAAGGTGCCATCTTGTTGAAAAAATATAGGCTTTAACAATGTATCAATCAGCTCTTTCCATCGAGGTAGGCTGTAGGTGCCCATGCGCACCACAGAATCTTCGGTAATGGCAGATCCTGCGAGTGGCGCCAGTATTGCAGCAGCAATGCGCGCTGCAGCACCATCAGCATTTGAATCTCCCTGATCATAAAGATCAATCTTAGCCCCACAACGAGCTTAGCCCCACAACGAGCAAGGGCAACCGCCAACAACCGACCCATGAGGCCGGCGCCAACAATTGCATATCTGCTATTCATGGGGCTGCCTGAACTCATGATGCTACTGGTAAATCTCACTTCCGCGTTTGCGGAACTCTGCAGACATTTCTTCCACGCCCTTAGCTGCGCTGGCAGCATCTGTCGCTTGTGCGATCAGGATCACTTTGCCTCCTTGGGTAGGATTGCCATCTGTATCTAAGCTAGCCGCATAGTCACGCATTTCTTGGGTGATTTTCATCGAACAGAACTTCGGTCCGCACATTGAGCAGAGGTGCGCAATCTTCGCACCTTCAGCGGGTAGGGTCGCGTCGTGATACTCGCGGGCATGCTCTGGGTCTAAGCCAAGATTAAATTGATTTTCCCAGCGGAACTCGAAGCGTGCTTTGGAGAGGGCGTTATCGCGCACCTGCGCACCAGGCAAACCCTTGGCTAAGTCAGCGCCGTGAGCCGCGATCTTGTAGGGATGATGCCTTCACGCACATCTTCCTTATCGGGCAAGCCTAAATGCTCTTTAGGGGTGACATAGCACAACATTGCGGTGCCATACCAACCAATTTGCGCTGCACCATTACCACTAGTAATGTGGTCATAACCTGGTGCGATATCCGTAATCAGTGGTCCTAGCGTATAAAACGGTGCTTCCAAGAATGCTTCAGTTCTTCCGTCATGTTTTCTTCAATACGTTGCATTGGACGTGACCAGGGCCTTCAATCATGACTTGGACGTCGTGTTTCCAGGCCTTGGCAGTTAATTCACCCAAGGTATGCAGTTCGCCAAACTGAGCGGCATCATTGGAGTCGGCAATACAGCCAGGACGCAAGTCGTCACCTAAACTGAAGGAGACGTCGTAGGTTTTCATGATCTCGCAAATTTCATCAAACTTCGTATAGAGAAAGTTTTCTTTGTGATGCGCCAGACACCACTTGGCCATGATGGAGCCGCCACGCGAGACAATACCCGTGATGCGATCTGCCGTCGGTGGTACATATCGCAACAAAACGCCAGCATGAATGGTGAAGTAATCCACACCTTGTTCGGCTTGTTCAATCAACGTATCGCGGAACGTTTCCCAGGCGAGATCTTCGGCGATACCACCAGTTTTATCCAACGCTTGATAAATTGGAACGGTACCAATTGGTACGGGGGAGTTTCGAATAATCCACTCACGCGCCTCATGAATATGTTTACCCGTAGAAAGATCCATGCTGGTGTCTGCACTCCAGCGGATGGACCATACCATCTTTTCAACCTCCTCATTAATGGAAGAGGTCACGGCGGAGTTACCCAGGTTGCCGTTGATCTTGACGCGGAAGTTGCGACCAATAATCATTGGCTCGAGTTCGGAGTGATTAATGTTGGCAGGAATAATGGCCCGTCCTGCAGCAATTTCCGAGCGTACAAACTCGCCCGTAATAACCTCTGGCAAGTTTGCGCCATAGCCCTTACCGGGGTGCTGTTTCAGTAATTGCTTGTACGCAGGGTCTTTGCGCGGTTGCTCTAAGCCCATGGACTCACGCAAGGCAACATATTCCATTTCTGGCGTAATGATGCCTTTGCGGGCGTAATGCATTTGGCTGACGTTATGTCCTGCCTTTGCCACCCGCGATGCGCTGATGTGCGCAAAGCGTAAGTTTTTGGTTGCTTCATCTTTTGATCATGCTACACCGTATTCAGATCTAGGACCAGCGAGTTGTTCAGTGTCATTGCGTTCCTGAATCCACGCAATCTCGTAAACGTGGCAACCCTTTTTCGAGATTAATCACAATTTCAGGATCGCTATAAGGACCGGATGTGTCGTATACTGGAACCGGAGGATTGGGAACCAATTCTTCGCCAACACGAGTGGGAAGTTGTTCAATCATGCGAACCGGCGCTTTGATATCAGCACGCGATCCTTGAAGATACGTTTTAGTAGAAGCAGGGTATGCAAATTTTTGACCGAAGTCACGCTCTAAGCTTTTTAAGCTTGGAATTCCATGTTTGGTTTTTGAATGACCTGTGCTCATGTCCATCTCCGAATAATGTTCGATGGACGAAACCGGGTGTTGGTCTGATGTAACTCCCCACGCCAGCATTACCTGGATCGGGTTCGAGGGTCTTTCTCAACGCCTTTTATCAAAACTGCAAAAGGGCACCCCTGTTTCATCCTTAAGGGGGATTTAACCACGCTAGGCATGACCCCAATCAAGATCTGCTATCCAGTCATTTGACGGGCAATAAGGACTACTTATTGTGACGCAAAATGAAGTCTGCTGTCACAAACGCGGCATCACTCGTAAATTCATCGGCAAGAATGCGGGCCGCAGCTTCTGCATAGGAAACCTCGATAAATCCGCTGACTTCGCCATCATGGTTGGTGGGGATAAAGTTATCCGTTAGCTCCAAGTCATAAATAAAGAGCCGTTCGTCATGAAAACCCCTTCCTGGAAGGGGACGACGCATGTGTATCCGTCCTACCGGTTCGATTTCATCCGAAATCTGCGCGGGGACACCAGCTTCCTCCCAGAGCTCACGACGAGCGCTAATCCATGGTGTTTCATCGGCACTAATACCGCCAGCGGCAAGATTATCTAACTGGCCTGGATCGGTTGGTTTATTTTCACTGCGTCTACCTAACCAAATCGTATTACTTTTCGTGTAACCGTTAATGTGCGTTGCCATGCTGCGAAAGCCAAAGGTGCGAAATGCAGCACGCTCTAAGCGAAAATATTTGTGTCCATTTTGATCGACCCAGGCAAACTCCTCGTTTCGCCAACCCGGAATATATCCACCAAGACGCAATATATTTGCCAATTGATTCAAGCTTGCTGAAAGTTCCCTAGGTTTGCCTAGATGAATGGAGAGACGATCACTTCCGATGGAGATGAGCGGAATGGAATGCTTTTTAAGCGCATCCTGTAAGTAGGAAATGAATTCTGGGTTGAAGTGACCAATGATTTGCTGTTCCGTTGCACCACGCACAAAAAAAATGGGCATGAAATCGGCAGGAGCTGGGCGCGCTGTATTTTGGAGCATCTCCTCTAGGGCAGCCATGGTGCTGGTGGATAAGGTCGGCATATTTGGGAGTGTAAGGGAACTTGCGTCAATTAGCAGTGATATATCAATCTGCCTACCATAAAACTGAAAAGTTTTTATTTGCAAATGCACAACTGGATGGTGGACTTGCTGCTGATTATTTGGGCAAGCCAGGTCGCTCTATACAAATCTGCGACTTACGAAAACTTTTGCCGATTTATCCACAATGGCTGTGGATAACTCTGAAAGAGTTGTTGGTCCCGCCGACAGGAATCGAACCTGTATCCCACGCTTAGGAGGCATGTGCACTATCCATTGTGCTACGGCGAGATGAGCTATTTACTACCAACCACAAAGCGCCCATACTTGATTGGTCAGTGCAACCACCGTATCGGGAGCATAGTACGCTGAAAAAATCAGAATGAGTGCGAAGCACGCAAATCCATACCCGATAATTTTCCAGAGAGTGGAAGATCTTGTTCTAAGCATTAGCTACTCGAGTAATCGCAGGCTCCTTTACAGGCAGGTTTACTAAGAATGCAAATATACCTAGAGCGATAGCAATTTGCCAAACGACCAGATAAGAGCCCTGTACGGTCGAATAAATAGCCACCTAGAAATGGTCCACAAAAACTTCCTAATTGATGGGAGAAAAAGACAAGACCTGAGAGCATGGTTAGATATTTCACACCAAAAATTTGTGCAACGAGCCATTGGTTAGTGGAATAGTAGAAAGCCAGAGAAAGCCCATGATGGCCGCAAAAACGTATGTGCTTAGTGGGCTAGGGGGGATCCATAAGAATTCGGTAATGGCAAATGCTCGGCTCAAATAAATTCCAGAGAGTAAATACCGCCTCGGAAAACGTTGACCGAGATATCCAGAACTGTAGGTGCCAAAGATATTAAATAATCCAATCAGGGCTAACGCAGTCGTCGCAACCGCAGGTGAGCCCGCGGATGGATAACTCGCCGAGAGATCCTTAAGGTAGGGTGCCAAATGTACGGCAATAAACACCACCTGAAAACCACAGACGAAATAACCCAGTGTTAACAGCCGAAAGCTTGGGTTACCGATTGCCTCTTTTAGAGCCTCTTTAATCGTTTGATCGCCTAAGGAATGGTGATATGCAAAATTTTTCTCGCGCAACATGAATGCCGTGGGAATCATCAGGCTTGCCATCAACGCTAACAGGAGTAAGGCATCTTGTGCCCCAAATGCACTCAATAGCCCTTGTTCTGCTGGAATCATCAGAAATTGGCCAAACGATCCTGCAGCAGCCGCAATTCCCATGGCCCAGACACGCTTGTTCGCAGGAACGTTGCGCCCCAGAATTCCGTACACCACGCTATAGGTCGTTGCGGTTTGCGCTAATCCAATAAGTAATCCGCCGGCGATCGTGAAATTGAGTGCATCACTGGATATGCCCATGCCTGCTAAGCCAAGCGCATACAGTGCGCCACCCACAATCATGATCTTGAAAGCACCATAGCGATCCGCCAGAGCCCCAGTAATTGGGTTGCACCGCACCAAATCAAGTTTTGCAAGGCAATTGTGAGGGCAAGGGTCTCTCGACCCCAACCGTTAGCCATGGTGATGGGGAGATTAAATAAGCCAAAGCCATGCCGAATCCCCATGGACATGGTCACGATCAGCCCGCCAAAAATGAGAACCTGTTTTATCGACAAAGAAGCATTCGTTGAAGTTACTAGATCACTCCTTTGTGCCGAAGTTTGGCGATGGCAGATGCATCGAGATGAAGATCGTCTTGCAAGACTTCATCAGTATGTTGGCCTAGAGTGGGGGTGCCATCCGAACTTCTGTTGGTGTTTTGGAGAGTCGCATGGGACTGGCAACCAACTTCATGGTGCCGACTGTTGGGTGGGCACATCAATTTGCACATTTCTGGCAATCACCTGCTCATTCTTCTTGCGCGTCATTACTTCAAGCAAGGGAATGAGTTGTTTACGGTGCATGACGCGATCAGGATTAGTCAAGAAGCGCGCATCATCCGCGAGTTGAGGTTCTCCGCCTGCAGTAACAAAGTGGCGAAACTGGCTATCGTTGCCTGAGGCTACGATCATCCAACCATCCGATGTGGGAAATGTTTGGTAAGGAACAATAATGGGCGAAGCATTGCCCCAGCGACGAGGCACCTCTCCTGAGCATAAATACGCGCTGGAGACGTTGGCCATCACGGCGATTTGAGTGTCTAGCAAAGACATGTCAATGTATTGACCCTCACCTGTCTGATCACGATGAATCACCGCAGCGAAAATGGCAGTCGAGGCCTACATTCCCGTGAAGATATCGGCAATCGCAACCCCAGATTTTTGTGGGCTGGCACCTTCGAAGTCATCTGCTTCTCCGGTCACACTCATGAAGCCGCCTATGCCTTGAATAATGAAATCGTAACCAGGGCGATGTGCGTAGGGGCCCGTTTGCCCAAATCCCGTGATTGAGCAGTAAATTAAATCGGGCTTAACCTTTTTCAGGTTTTCATAGTCAAGTCCATACTTGGCCAGATCACCGACTTTGTAATTTTCAATCATCACATCCGATTCGGCGGCCAATTGCCGAATAATGTCTTGATCCTCAGGTTTGCTGATGTCGACGGTAATCGAGCGTTTATTACGGTTAATGCAAATAAAGTAGGCGGATTCTTCAGTTTCCACGCCATCCCCATTCTTTGCAAACGGCGGACCCCAGTGGCGGGTATCGTCACCCGCACCGGGTCTTTCGACTTTAATCACATCTGCACCCAAATCGGCTAGGTTCTGGGCGCACCAGGGGCCAGCAAGTACTCGGCTAAGGTCTAAACACGAATATGACTTAAGGCTCCCATGCCCCAATTTTGGCATGGATGGCAGGGGATTACAGGAAAATCCTTGGCACACCTCAGACATGACTACAATTTCCGCGCATGGCTACCCGTAAAACTTCTGAATACAGCGAATCGTCGATTCAGGTCCTCAAAGGACTGGAGCCAGTCCGCCAGCGGCCTGGTATGTACACCCGAACCGATAACCCATTGCACATCATCCAAGAAGTCTTGGATAACGCCTCCGATGAAGCCTTAGGTGGTTACGGCAAGCAAATTATTGTCACCTTGCATACCGATGGTAGTGTTAGCATCGAAGATGATGGTCGTGGCATTCCAGTGGGAATGCATCCCACCGAAAAATTACCCGCAGTTGAAATCGTATTCACACAATTGCATGCTGGTGGCAAATTTGAGAAGGGCACCGGCGGTGCTTATGCATTCTCAGGCGGTTTGCATGGCGTTGGTGTATCTGTTACGAATGCGCTATCGAAACGCTTAGAAGTGACGGTTTGGAGAGATAGCCAAGTGTCAACCTTGACATTTGCCGATGGCAAGGTCATTGAAAAACTGAAGTCGAAACCTTCTTCCAAAGAAGATAAATCGCATGGTACGCGAGTGCGTGCATGGCCCGATGGCAAATACTTTGATAGTTCGGCCATTCCTATGGCCGATCTCATTCGCCTATTACGTTCTAAGGCAGTGCTGTTGCCTGGCGTCAAAGTCACTCTGATTCAAGAAAAGAGTGGAGATACCCAGACATGGCAATACGCCCAGGG contains:
- a CDS encoding FAD-dependent oxidoreductase, whose protein sequence is MDLYDQGDSNADGAAARIAAAILAPLAGSAITEDSVVRMGTYSLPRWKELIDTLLKPIFFQQDGTLILWHRQDAHEAARFTSHLETNCRHNPLLSLPQKLDSAQLRTIEPGVADRFTQGLLLQNEGQLDNRQLLDALLSELQILKVKCYWEPRAILHHKY
- a CDS encoding NUDIX hydrolase; translation: MPTLSTSTMAALEEMLQNTARPAPADFMPIFFVRGATEQQIIGHFNPEFISYLQDALKKHSIPLISIGSDRLSIHLGKPRELSASLNQLANILRLGGYIPGWRNEEFAWVDQNGHKYFRLERAAFRTFGFRSMATHINGYTKSNTIWLGRRSENKPTDPGQLDNLAAGGISADETPWISARRELWEEAGVPAQISDEIEPVGRIHMRRPLPGRGFHDERLFIYDLELTDNFIPTNHDGEVSGFIEVSYAEAAARILADEFTSDAAFVTADFILRHNK